AATGCGCAACGATCGAAAATTTTGAACAATTATTAAGTGACAGCAAATCCAGACCGGTATTTTTACTCAAACACTCCACGTCTTGCGGAATATCTTCCGGTGCCAAACGACGATATGAAACATTTTCAAATGGCGAGGAAAACGCCGATTTCTGGTTGATTTCTGTAATTCCACAACGTGCGTTATCTCAACATATTGCCCAATTTACCGGAATTACACATCAATCACCGCAGGCACTTTTATTTATTGACGGTAAAGTGGTTTGGCAGGAGTCGCATTGGTCAATTGATGAAAAAAACTTGGCTGGCGCGTTAGAAAAACACATCTCACTGTAAATAAAGAACTTAGCTGCTGGATAAAAAATCGGAAACGAGTTGTTGGACAATCTCCGGCTGTTCCGCATGTACCCAATGCCCGGCGTTCTCGACCGTGTGAATGTTGGCATTTGGGAAACGATCTTTGATCGCAGCTGTATCGTCTTTCAAAACATAGTTAGATTTTCCGCCGACGATAAACATTGTCTTTCCATCAAATTTGCCGGATGGAATTTCACCCGCGAGCGCTGCACGATTGTTGTGAAGCGATTGCAAATTAACCCGCCATGAGAAATTGTGTTGACGATCTCTGACCAGATTTTTTAACAAAAATTGTCGCAGCACAATATCGGAAATTTCCGGCTCAAGCTGTTTGTTGGCATCAGCCAGGGAGTGTATTGTTGAGAGCTGCATATTGAGCAATGTTGTAATGATATCCTCAAATTCAGGATTCGAGTATTTTTTTGGGGCGATATCTACAACTATTAGTTTTTCGATTTTGTGCGGGTAAAGCATTGCAAATGTCATCGCAACCTTTCCGCCCATTGAATGACCGAGAATATTTATTTTTCTGATTTCGTGGTCATGCAGAAATTCGTTGAGATCTTCAGCCATTGCTTCATATGTGTGGAAACTGTCGTGGGGAGATTTGCCGTGATTTCGCAAATCCATTAAAAACATATGGTTGTGCTCGGACCATTTTTTGCTGAGTGTCAGCCAATTATCAGATGCACCCAACAATCCGTGCAGCACGACAAAAGGTTTTCCGCTTTTTCCCAACTCTCTGAATGCTAATTTCATGTAAAGGACAGGTTTTTTAAGCAGCGTATTAATCGTTGTTGATTTTTTGCACATCGAGAGGCAGATCGAAGTATTTTTGGGGAATTGGTTTTCTACCTGCGAAACCGGCATCGATTTCGTGATAGAATTCCAAATCGCTTTCATCACTTCGCCAGCAGAGAAAGACAAGCTTGTCGTCTATAATTGCCGGAAAATCCACCAACCCGATTTTGAAACTCCAATCCTTGAAAAAACAACCAATGGATTCCAACTCAGTGAATAATTCTTGCATCGTTGCAATACGATCGAGGATTTGGGGGTGATCTTTTGCATCGGCACCCAGAACGGTTTTCATAAAATCGATATCCAGGCTGATGTTAAGCAAATCGGCAACTATCTGGCGAACCAATGGTAGCGTTTGCCGGGCTTCTGCAGGAGTAAAAAGTCTTTTCGGTTCAAATAAATCGCACATTATAGATTTCACCAGCGTTAAGTGTTAAACTGTAGTGGCACCGATGCCAATCAATGAAGATCCGTTTATTGGAGCGACAAGTTAGCGAATGAACAATGGGAATGCAAGGAATCTGCCAACTGAAGATGTAAATGATCAAAAAATTATTTGAATGTGAAAATAATCGACACTTAAAAAACGAATCTTAGTACCTGATCGAAGTTATTGAAATTTAACATTATATGCAAATTTTTCAGCTAGCGACCGTTAAAAATTGATCTGTGAAACTTATCTTTTTTTTCTTCTTGACAGTATAGTTTCAATTACCTATATTTTGCCCGCATTAAAAAACAACATACGGGCCCGTAGCTCAGTTGGTAGAGCAGCGGACTTTTAATCCGTAGGTCATAGGTTCGAATCCTATCGGGCTCACGCTTCTAAACCCTGCAATTTTGTAAGTTGCAGAGTTTGTTGTTTAGGTAAACATCAGACAAGTTCTCTTTTTTTGGCATATGTTAGGCATTCCTCGGGTGAGACGACGGTAATTCCTTTATAGCAATCACATAAAAATAATATTCATTCCTGAAACATGGTGACGGGGCAGATAAAATCCAGTTCTATCCATATACCGGCGGCGGAAAATTTTCTGAATTATCTGTAACTTCGCAAATTGCCAACCTGATTCGTTCAATTCAAATGAAATATCTTGTGCTCATTCAGTATTTTTGCCGGGGCATCCTAAAAACATCCGGGAGAACAGTGCTATTTCTCAGCAATGCAATAAAGGTATTGTTCACCTCGCAAATATAGCTCATTATCAACAATCACCGGCGAGGCTGAAAAACTATCGTCGAGAGTGTTGATAGCCAGGATTTCGTATGTTGTGCCATGCTTGATTACTTGGGTATTTCCATTCCTGCTGGTAATATAAATTTTCCCATTTGCGCCAGCGGGCGATGCATATACCCTCTCAATTCCTTTAAGCCTTTGACGGCTAAAATATTCCTCACCAGTTATGGCATTTAAGCAGGCAAGGATGCCGTCATTGCTTTTCAAAAAATACAACTTATCATCATAAAGAAGGGGAGAGGGCGTATAGGGCGTGTCTTTGTCCAGTGTCCAAATGATTGCTTCTGAGTCGGCGATGTTACCTTGTGCTTCAGACAAGTTTATTGCCTGCAAGGCATTGCCCCGAAACCCACTCATCACATAAACCCGGTCATTTGCTGCAACTGGTGACGGGATCACATTTACGGTCATACCGCTGCTCTCCCAAAGCACTTCACCGGTAGCTACATCATAACTGCGTATTTTGTTGGTTGCGCTTGTAATGACCTGGGCTTTTCCATTGCTTTCGGTAATCAAGGGAGTGGACCAGGAAGTCACTTCATCGCGGTTTACTTTCCAGAGT
The window above is part of the Calditrichia bacterium genome. Proteins encoded here:
- the ytxJ gene encoding bacillithiol system redox-active protein YtxJ, with translation MGIRKFLRLEWFSEHQSGSLNRSEDVMIKECATIENFEQLLSDSKSRPVFLLKHSTSCGISSGAKRRYETFSNGEENADFWLISVIPQRALSQHIAQFTGITHQSPQALLFIDGKVVWQESHWSIDEKNLAGALEKHISL
- a CDS encoding PQQ-like beta-propeller repeat protein, which gives rise to MGKYSIVFACLCFIPVLVWGDQPQSDFEKNWPQWRGPYANGVSPYGNPPVEWSESKNIKWKIEIPGKGHATPIVWGNQIFVLTAIKSDTQPNSQEEVKFEIFAINRSDGKILWQHTARETLPHEGTHTTGTLASNSPVTDGEHVYAYFGSRGLYCYDMQGNLKWEKDLGDMSTRRGFGEGSSPVLHRDKIIVNWDHEGQSFIIALDKKTGKELWKVNRDEVTSWSTPLITESNGKAQVITSATNKIRSYDVATGEVLWESSGMTVNVIPSPVAANDRVYVMSGFRGNALQAINLSEAQGNIADSEAIIWTLDKDTPYTPSPLLYDDKLYFLKSNDGILACLNAITGEEYFSRQRLKGIERVYASPAGANGKIYITSRNGNTQVIKHGTTYEILAINTLDDSFSASPVIVDNELYLRGEQYLYCIAEK
- a CDS encoding alpha/beta fold hydrolase, coding for MKLAFRELGKSGKPFVVLHGLLGASDNWLTLSKKWSEHNHMFLMDLRNHGKSPHDSFHTYEAMAEDLNEFLHDHEIRKINILGHSMGGKVAMTFAMLYPHKIEKLIVVDIAPKKYSNPEFEDIITTLLNMQLSTIHSLADANKQLEPEISDIVLRQFLLKNLVRDRQHNFSWRVNLQSLHNNRAALAGEIPSGKFDGKTMFIVGGKSNYVLKDDTAAIKDRFPNANIHTVENAGHWVHAEQPEIVQQLVSDFLSSS
- a CDS encoding DUF2203 domain-containing protein yields the protein MCDLFEPKRLFTPAEARQTLPLVRQIVADLLNISLDIDFMKTVLGADAKDHPQILDRIATMQELFTELESIGCFFKDWSFKIGLVDFPAIIDDKLVFLCWRSDESDLEFYHEIDAGFAGRKPIPQKYFDLPLDVQKINND